A part of Salmo trutta chromosome 15, fSalTru1.1, whole genome shotgun sequence genomic DNA contains:
- the LOC115149643 gene encoding Meckel syndrome type 1 protein-like gives MLFSWWLDMDQNILVLFSAGDDEEELVVGWQEKLFSQSEAVYQTPLERQYHTEIMALERTRGRRNRRIFTYTDSDCYTNWEGLSQSMVRQVKSNPTFLPHRMANVRHRRQDRQPVDSTFPKSRLIYLGALGGLCEDQPRGQHTCKPGKELKNTLKSQDRHQKEAQEDLDAGSEDSEGCSELTQSGLENDFSTQEQL, from the exons ATGTTATTTTCGTGGTGGCTAGATATGGACCAGAACATCTTGGTTTTGTTTTCAGCCGGAGATGATGAGGAGGAGTTGGTGGTAGGCTGGCAGGAGAAGCTGTTCAGTCAG AGTGAGGCAGTATACCAGACTCCACTGGAGAGACAGTACCACACAGAGATCATGGCTCTGGAGCGGACCAGGGGCAGACGGAACCGCAGGATTTTCACCTACACCGATTCTGACTGCTACACCAATTGGGAAGGG CTTTCCCAGAGTATGGTGAGGCAGGTCAAGTCCAACCCTACCTTCCTGCCACATAGGATGGCCAATGTCAGACACAGACGACAGGACAGACAGCCAGT TGACAGCACCTTCCCCAAGTCCAGGCTGATTTACCTGGGAGCCCTCGGAGGACTTTGTGAAGACCAGCCACGTGGTCAACACACCT gcaAGCCTGGGAAAGAACTGAAAAACACACTAAAGAGTCAAGACAGACACCAGAAAGAGGCCCAAGAAGACTTGGACGCAGGATCAGAGGACAGCGAGGGATGTTCAGAACTCACTCAGTCCG GTTTGGAGAATGACTTCTCAACCCAAGAGCAGCTGTGA